One part of the Sneathia vaginalis genome encodes these proteins:
- a CDS encoding YadA-like family protein, with protein sequence MNKPSNNSTAIGVRNASYGQGAFAIGIESVAGNKGTFAGGENAISSGIHSISYGYNTLSAGKESISFGYYTKAYGNSSFASGYESEAYGNNAIAMGSWSYAKAKNSLALSGGTVEPSATEGVSIGKGAVTKIEEGFSIGSEALADREKGKYGYNVVEDKEYTNKDLGLDESVKYTDYIKKIKDKKQEIKNNIYDIKNLEKENEKNEINIKGLNEFNETNVHENYILQQIKKTKDSLERDLNEKKVKIKSLKTERETLDTALEELEDKIKGVTPYFSTVSAISIGNPDKGITRQLTGLSAGSEDTDAVNVAQLKAMRSYVDKKVTLKAGKSAYDIWATSSKAIEYADKHNKKLKDLTELDFIDSLKGEQGIKGDGESAYQSWLKQDGNAGKSEGDFVKWLKGDKGDKGQDGKNGKDGQDGKSAFEVWKEKKNKPNAKEEDFFKDITKGAGLLAKEKEEMNKKIEDANKKSDLALGGVSNAVAMANLPQVMGDKKFNLAASYGYYGGSHALAIGFSGTNDNQNFIYKLSGSVNSKGNLAFGIGAGVMMGSVNSKDKKIEELTKQNNIFAENIRKQNERIQKLEDIVKRLMNK encoded by the coding sequence ATGAATAAACCAAGTAATAATTCAACTGCTATAGGTGTTAGAAATGCTTCATATGGACAAGGAGCATTCGCAATAGGAATAGAAAGTGTTGCAGGTAATAAAGGAACATTTGCAGGTGGTGAAAATGCCATATCTTCAGGAATTCATTCAATTTCTTATGGATATAATACACTTTCAGCAGGTAAAGAATCAATATCATTTGGATATTATACTAAAGCTTATGGTAATAGTTCATTTGCGAGTGGTTATGAATCAGAAGCATATGGGAATAATGCAATTGCAATGGGTAGTTGGAGTTATGCAAAGGCTAAAAATTCACTTGCACTTTCAGGAGGAACTGTAGAACCTAGTGCAACTGAAGGAGTATCTATAGGAAAAGGTGCAGTAACAAAAATTGAAGAAGGATTTTCAATAGGTAGCGAAGCACTAGCAGATAGAGAAAAAGGGAAGTATGGATATAATGTTGTTGAAGATAAAGAATATACAAATAAAGATTTAGGATTAGATGAAAGTGTAAAATACACTGATTATATAAAAAAAATAAAAGATAAAAAACAGGAAATAAAGAATAATATTTATGACATAAAAAATTTAGAAAAAGAAAATGAAAAAAATGAAATTAATATAAAGGGTCTTAATGAATTTAATGAAACTAATGTCCATGAAAATTATATTTTGCAACAAATTAAAAAAACAAAAGATTCTTTGGAAAGAGATTTAAATGAAAAAAAAGTAAAAATAAAAAGTTTAAAAACTGAAAGAGAAACATTAGATACAGCATTAGAAGAATTAGAAGATAAAATTAAAGGAGTAACACCGTATTTTAGTACAGTTAGTGCAATATCTATAGGTAATCCTGATAAAGGTATAACTCGTCAATTAACAGGTCTTTCAGCAGGTAGTGAAGATACAGATGCAGTTAATGTTGCTCAATTAAAAGCAATGAGAAGTTATGTAGATAAAAAAGTTACATTAAAAGCAGGAAAGAGTGCATATGATATATGGGCTACATCATCTAAAGCTATTGAATATGCAGATAAGCATAATAAAAAATTGAAGGACTTAACTGAATTAGATTTTATTGATTCATTAAAAGGAGAACAAGGAATAAAAGGCGATGGTGAATCAGCATATCAAAGTTGGTTAAAGCAAGATGGTAATGCAGGCAAAAGTGAAGGAGACTTTGTTAAATGGTTAAAAGGCGATAAAGGTGATAAAGGGCAAGATGGAAAAAATGGAAAAGATGGACAAGATGGAAAGAGTGCCTTTGAAGTATGGAAAGAAAAGAAAAATAAGCCTAATGCTAAGGAAGAAGACTTTTTCAAGGATATAACAAAAGGTGCTGGTCTATTAGCCAAGGAAAAAGAAGAAATGAATAAAAAGATAGAGGATGCAAATAAGAAATCAGACCTAGCTTTAGGTGGAGTATCAAATGCAGTGGCTATGGCTAATCTACCACAAGTAATGGGAGATAAGAAGTTTAATTTAGCAGCATCATATGGATATTATGGAGGTTCTCATGCGTTAGCTATAGGCTTTAGTGGAACAAATGATAATCAAAACTTTATCTACAAACTAAGTGGATCAGTTAATAGTAAGGGTAATCTTGCCTTTGGTATTGGAGCTGGTGTTATGATGGGTAGTGTAAATAGTAAGGATAAGAAAATAGAAGAATTAACTAAACAAAATAATATATTTGCAGAAAATATTAGAAAACAAAATGAAAGAATTCAAAAACTAGAAGATATTGTGAAAAGATTAATGAATAAATAG
- a CDS encoding YadA-like family protein, whose amino-acid sequence MNILGKYKIYLIILSMICSYTFAEHYDVVGAQGYGVHIDDKNVKVNLKLMDDKEYKKINDMAENEVLNRHTTELVKYFNNIIDNSKFNDRIYNNSIINITNELEKKIFKDNDPETFSMYTGRLYGYYFKGEQEYNKNNSAENPMPKNKESEDEIIRRYIREGLSKDIIEIYGKNFKKLKQSNEELKNEINKEIKDVLIEKDGKKYCPPKITLFSNNAVVKKGTSGVGYEVLSGENSAVVGNYAKANSNNSVVVGTYATSSNTEKAILNENGILEYAKDLVKKNKDENEYKNFKMLANREADDKNIPQDKREEFIRDYIEKQIEIEAGTLANKKKIQEEFFKEYGEHTIKNEKGEEIKFFLKKNLNSPTDDYNTVIGYFSHVKGQKGTAVGAFSRALDNSVALGFNAKSLSNNSITIGDNTENKTNNSVVIGYNASSPNEENNKFESNVVIGNMTKGLGKAVVSIGNTAQSTGENSISMGNTAQSTGENSISIGNETKSINNGIAIGNKAFASNDNSSSTIAIGDEASATFNSAIAIGHNAKAGQMEISIGYNANTYKIRDNIDPSENITLGNYAVSKGSRNIAFGMESRSEGYNSISIGEGAFSKSTSPEKFEAPSIALGHNAIAFGGSIALGKSATIAKGKRIVFKDENDKENKTTGENAEYVFSSYENGEIYGYKKEDNEIMHGVAIGDYSLTNTENGVALGSYSLSNREKGVLGYLSPNNAENYTWKSTYGAVSIGNPDKKITRQLTGLAAGSEDTDAVNVAQLKELKNYVDYYSNPFEYYSKKDNKKVYRDAQGYYVIEKNNRKDVKAEDIIIKAVDKLQVGNVESSINPTTVSQGSTSDKPSTKPDDNNDNYLVVVKDLKTIKGNAKKDKIEFSTFKTEINNNITEIKNDIKEVNKKSDLALGGVSNAVAIANLPNVSGDKKFNLATSYGYYGGSHAVAVGFSGTNDNQNFIYKLSGSVNSKGNLAFGIGAGVMMGSVNSKDKIIEKLIEKDRNQDDEIKELKKENSAIKQRMVQQDTIIQKLESIIRK is encoded by the coding sequence ATGAATATATTAGGTAAATATAAAATATATCTTATTATTCTGTCAATGATTTGTAGTTACACATTTGCAGAACATTATGATGTTGTAGGTGCACAAGGTTATGGTGTACATATAGATGATAAAAATGTAAAAGTGAATTTGAAATTGATGGATGATAAAGAATACAAAAAAATTAATGATATGGCAGAAAATGAAGTATTAAATAGACATACAACGGAGTTAGTAAAGTATTTCAATAATATTATTGATAATTCAAAATTTAACGATCGTATATATAATAATAGTATTATAAATATAACAAATGAATTAGAGAAAAAAATATTTAAAGATAATGATCCTGAAACATTCAGTATGTATACTGGTAGATTATATGGGTATTATTTTAAAGGAGAACAAGAATATAATAAGAATAATTCCGCTGAAAACCCAATGCCTAAAAATAAAGAGTCAGAAGATGAAATTATAAGAAGATATATTAGAGAAGGTTTAAGTAAGGATATAATAGAAATATATGGAAAAAATTTTAAAAAATTAAAGCAATCAAATGAAGAATTAAAAAATGAAATTAATAAAGAAATAAAAGATGTATTAATTGAAAAAGATGGTAAAAAATATTGCCCACCAAAAATAACTCTATTTTCAAATAATGCTGTTGTAAAAAAAGGCACATCTGGAGTTGGATATGAAGTTTTATCTGGTGAAAATAGTGCAGTTGTAGGTAATTATGCAAAGGCTAATTCTAATAATTCCGTTGTTGTAGGTACTTATGCAACTAGTAGTAACACAGAAAAAGCAATATTAAATGAAAATGGAATTCTTGAATATGCAAAGGATTTAGTTAAAAAAAATAAAGATGAAAATGAATATAAGAATTTTAAAATGCTAGCCAATCGTGAAGCAGATGATAAAAATATTCCTCAAGATAAACGTGAAGAGTTCATAAGAGACTATATTGAAAAGCAAATAGAAATTGAAGCAGGGACTTTAGCAAATAAGAAAAAAATACAAGAAGAGTTTTTTAAAGAATATGGTGAACATACTATAAAAAATGAAAAAGGAGAAGAAATTAAATTCTTCTTAAAGAAAAATTTAAATAGTCCTACTGATGACTATAACACAGTTATAGGATATTTTTCTCATGTTAAAGGTCAAAAAGGTACAGCAGTTGGAGCTTTTTCTAGAGCTTTAGATAATTCTGTAGCTTTAGGATTTAATGCTAAATCTTTAAGTAATAATTCAATAACAATAGGTGATAATACAGAAAATAAAACAAATAATTCTGTAGTTATAGGATATAATGCAAGTTCACCTAATGAAGAAAATAATAAATTTGAATCAAATGTAGTAATCGGTAATATGACTAAAGGTTTAGGAAAAGCTGTAGTATCTATAGGTAATACAGCTCAATCTACTGGTGAAAATAGTATATCCATGGGTAATACAGCTCAATCTACTGGTGAAAATAGTATATCTATAGGTAATGAAACTAAATCAATTAATAATGGTATAGCAATAGGAAATAAAGCATTTGCTTCAAATGATAATAGTAGTAGTACAATTGCTATAGGAGATGAAGCAAGTGCGACTTTTAATTCTGCAATTGCAATTGGTCATAATGCAAAAGCAGGTCAAATGGAAATAAGTATAGGATATAATGCAAATACATATAAAATAAGAGATAATATTGATCCTAGTGAAAATATTACGCTTGGGAATTATGCAGTTTCTAAAGGTTCAAGAAATATTGCTTTTGGAATGGAAAGCAGATCTGAAGGGTATAATAGTATTAGTATAGGAGAAGGTGCATTTTCAAAATCAACAAGTCCAGAAAAATTTGAAGCACCATCAATAGCATTAGGGCATAATGCAATAGCATTTGGTGGATCTATAGCACTTGGAAAATCTGCAACAATTGCTAAAGGTAAAAGAATTGTATTTAAGGATGAGAATGATAAAGAGAATAAGACAACAGGTGAAAATGCAGAATATGTATTTTCTAGTTATGAAAATGGCGAAATATATGGTTACAAAAAAGAAGATAATGAAATAATGCATGGTGTTGCAATAGGTGATTACAGTTTAACTAATACTGAAAATGGTGTAGCACTAGGTTCATATTCATTGAGTAATCGTGAAAAAGGTGTTTTAGGATATCTTTCACCTAATAATGCAGAAAATTATACATGGAAATCTACATATGGTGCAGTATCCATAGGTAATCCTGATAAAAAAATAACTCGTCAATTAACAGGACTTGCAGCAGGTAGTGAAGATACTGATGCAGTTAATGTTGCACAATTAAAAGAACTAAAAAACTATGTAGACTACTATTCAAACCCATTTGAGTATTATTCAAAAAAGGATAATAAAAAGGTATATAGAGATGCACAAGGATACTATGTTATAGAAAAAAATAACCGTAAAGATGTTAAAGCAGAAGATATTATCATAAAAGCAGTAGATAAATTACAAGTAGGTAATGTTGAAAGTTCTATTAACCCTACAACTGTATCACAAGGATCTACATCAGATAAGCCAAGTACTAAGCCAGATGATAATAATGATAATTATTTAGTTGTGGTTAAAGATTTAAAAACAATAAAAGGTAATGCAAAAAAAGATAAAATAGAATTCTCTACTTTTAAAACAGAAATTAATAATAATATAACTGAAATAAAAAATGATATTAAGGAAGTAAATAAGAAATCAGACCTAGCTTTAGGCGGAGTATCAAATGCAGTAGCTATAGCTAACTTACCTAATGTATCAGGAGATAAGAAGTTTAATTTAGCAACATCATATGGATATTATGGTGGTTCTCATGCAGTAGCTGTTGGATTTAGTGGAACAAATGATAATCAAAACTTTATCTACAAACTAAGTGGATCAGTTAATAGTAAGGGTAATCTTGCCTTTGGTATTGGTGCTGGAGTTATGATGGGTAGTGTAAATAGTAAGGATAAGATTATAGAAAAATTAATAGAAAAGGATAGAAATCAAGATGATGAAATAAAAGAATTAAAAAAAGAAAACAGTGCAATAAAGCAAAGAATGGTTCAACAAGATACAATAATACAAAAATTAGAATCAATTATTAGAAAATAA
- a CDS encoding YadA family autotransporter adhesin: protein MKKTILFIMLLGCMISEAEIKTIENKEVNDPTSIIISPYNISKITNSNWSNIFGASDTITNSNFSNILGTSNKINNSKQTSVIGELNEVVESENTKLLGNNNKINNSKYSYIFGGNIQAENSNHANIQGNKNIIKDSDQTTAIGEKNTITNSNQTTAIGELNEVVKSEKTKLLGDNNKINNSNYSYIFGGNIQVENSNHANVQGNNNAITNSNQTTAIGENNTITNSKQTSIIGELNEVVESEKTKLLGNNNKINKSKYSYIFGTNIQAENSNHANVQGNNNAIKDSDQTTAIGENNTITNSKQTTAIGESNEVVESEKTKLLGNNNKINNSKCSNIFGTNISAKNSDFGIAIGASASLINAVNSVAIGAGSKATFSDSVALGSFSETKLSEKSAYLTDQKNAPHYVVSVGGGKIKRRIQGLADGAEDDEAVTVAQLKKLKSEVKGSTEKSDLALSGVANAIAMANLVQVNSYSDYRHNLSAAYGYYGGSHALAIGFSGVTKDRRLVYKLSGSVNNKGNLALGVGAGVMLGNKEESMEHKDINVKELYERITKLEKENSAIKQRMVQQDTIIQKLESIIENR, encoded by the coding sequence ATGAAAAAAACAATATTATTTATTATGCTTTTAGGATGTATGATATCAGAAGCAGAAATTAAAACTATAGAAAATAAGGAAGTAAATGATCCAACAAGTATAATTATTAGTCCATATAACATTTCAAAGATTACTAATAGTAATTGGTCAAATATTTTTGGAGCAAGTGATACTATTACTAATAGTAATTTTTCAAATATATTAGGGACATCGAATAAAATTAATAATTCAAAACAAACAAGTGTAATTGGAGAATTAAATGAAGTAGTAGAAAGTGAAAATACAAAACTTTTAGGTAATAACAATAAAATAAATAACTCAAAGTATTCATATATATTTGGCGGAAATATACAAGCAGAAAATAGTAATCATGCAAATATACAAGGAAATAAAAACATAATTAAAGATTCTGATCAAACAACTGCAATTGGTGAAAAGAACACAATTACAAATTCCAATCAAACAACTGCAATTGGAGAATTAAATGAAGTAGTAAAAAGTGAAAAAACAAAACTTTTAGGTGATAATAATAAAATAAATAACTCAAATTATTCATATATATTTGGTGGAAATATACAAGTAGAAAATAGTAATCATGCAAATGTACAAGGAAATAATAACGCAATTACAAATTCTAATCAAACAACTGCAATTGGAGAAAATAACACAATTACAAATTCAAAACAAACAAGTATAATTGGAGAATTAAATGAAGTAGTAGAAAGTGAAAAAACAAAACTTTTAGGTAATAACAATAAAATAAATAAATCAAAGTATTCATATATATTTGGTACAAATATACAAGCAGAAAATAGTAATCATGCAAATGTACAAGGAAATAATAATGCAATTAAAGATTCTGATCAAACAACTGCAATTGGTGAAAATAACACAATTACAAATTCAAAACAAACAACTGCAATTGGAGAATCAAATGAAGTAGTAGAAAGTGAAAAAACAAAACTTTTAGGTAATAACAATAAAATAAATAACTCAAAGTGTTCAAATATATTTGGTACAAATATAAGTGCAAAAAATAGTGATTTTGGTATAGCTATAGGAGCTAGTGCTAGTTTAATTAATGCTGTAAATTCTGTAGCTATAGGAGCTGGTAGTAAAGCAACATTTAGCGATTCAGTAGCTTTAGGTTCATTTAGTGAAACTAAGTTATCTGAGAAAAGTGCATATTTAACTGATCAAAAAAATGCTCCACATTATGTTGTATCAGTTGGAGGAGGAAAAATAAAAAGAAGAATACAAGGATTAGCAGATGGAGCAGAAGATGATGAAGCAGTAACAGTTGCACAATTGAAAAAATTAAAAAGTGAAGTAAAAGGTTCTACAGAAAAATCAGACCTAGCATTAAGTGGAGTAGCAAATGCTATAGCTATGGCTAATTTAGTACAAGTGAATTCATATTCAGACTATAGACATAATTTAAGTGCAGCATATGGATATTATGGTGGTTCTCATGCATTAGCAATAGGCTTTAGTGGGGTAACAAAGGATAGAAGATTAGTATACAAACTAAGTGGATCAGTAAACAATAAAGGAAATCTTGCCCTTGGAGTTGGAGCTGGAGTAATGCTTGGTAATAAGGAAGAAAGCATGGAACATAAAGATATTAATGTAAAAGAACTATATGAAAGAATAACTAAATTAGAAAAAGAAAACAGTGCAATAAAGCAAAGAATGGTTCAACAAGATACAATAATACAAAAATTAGAATCAATTATTGAAAATAGATAA
- a CDS encoding type II toxin-antitoxin system HicB family antitoxin, which produces MILIYPAIFFEEEVGGYSVFFPGFPCATQGENINDAFYMATEFLGIQLNDYYEEHKEFPTPLDINKIDVEEFMKKELNSTDEEIKNAKYFKTLVPIDYYRFLKLSDKKIIRKNVSIPRWLNKIGKRNNINFSKVLKEALMKELGIDDIDENYIM; this is translated from the coding sequence ATGATTTTAATTTATCCAGCAATATTTTTTGAAGAAGAAGTAGGGGGATACTCTGTTTTCTTTCCTGGATTTCCTTGTGCAACACAAGGCGAAAATATTAATGATGCTTTTTATATGGCTACTGAGTTTTTAGGAATACAACTAAATGACTACTATGAAGAACATAAGGAATTTCCAACTCCTTTAGATATTAATAAAATAGATGTTGAAGAGTTTATGAAAAAAGAATTAAATAGCACTGATGAAGAGATAAAAAATGCAAAATATTTTAAGACATTAGTTCCTATTGATTATTATAGATTTTTAAAATTATCAGATAAAAAAATTATTAGAAAAAATGTTTCAATTCCTAGATGGTTAAATAAAATTGGAAAGAGAAATAATATAAATTTTTCTAAAGTTTTAAAAGAAGCATTGATGAAAGAGCTTGGAATAGATGATATAGATGAAAATTATATAATGTAA
- the ppc gene encoding phosphoenolpyruvate carboxylase gives MSEEIEILVNTLINSLKDKDIQKAALTQNIDNIPYEKAYELSRVLAFIPLLINIAEDAISSKKMICEKNQGKIKRENLEHAFLNKKKREAIERIEVTPVLTAHPTQIQRKSILDLMANIYDLIKAYDAVKSNLIDRNEWETALKRDINILLQTDTLRSTKLRVDNEISNIMSYYNTTFLSAIPDLILKYNKLAREYGIKKTVIPVRIGTWVGGDRDGNPYVSAHTLNKTIKMASGVIFNEYISKLSKLYREFSMSYELVNYSKEVQELVDKSHDLSIHRQKEPYRRAISYIKDRIIATAYMLELDTTTMPDNTDLEGYKDSNEFLCDLQKIEDSIKKYSGEILVKGTLERLITAVKVFGFYLSTVDLRQDSSIHEKCVDELLKSANIHKDYLNLNEDEKCKLLLNILENDPRPLSSDNIPKSDLLKQELDIYTTAKKMHDMFGKDVIKHNIISHTTSVSDMLEALIFLKEANLDVNIVPLFETIEDLQNSIKVMEKWFNIPLVKELLKKNNNEQEIMLGYSDSNKDGGYLTSSFSLYQAQKNLIELGEKYGVSISYFHGRGGTVGRGGGPSYEAILAQPSGSIKGKIRLTEQGEIIEAKYGNYNNGIYNLEALVTSSLEVSMSNTKKDFKDYENILKDLSDISYRKYRSLVFETKGFIDFFYTITPIVEISKLNLGSRPSSRKQGRSIENLRAIPWVFSWSQARIMLPGWYGLGTALKSADMSKLKEMYKTFPFFRTQISNVDMLLAKTDMDIAREYIELDDDKENARKIFADILEEYNLTKKLILEVSEKKELLEDNLELKKSLENRMPYFNALNNLQIKLLKKGREGMDDEDLIKAIHTCINGIATGLRNSG, from the coding sequence ATGAGTGAAGAAATTGAAATTTTGGTTAATACATTAATTAATTCCTTGAAAGACAAGGATATACAAAAAGCGGCATTAACACAAAATATCGATAATATTCCATACGAGAAAGCATATGAATTATCGAGAGTTTTAGCATTTATACCACTTTTAATTAATATAGCAGAAGATGCAATATCATCTAAGAAAATGATATGTGAGAAAAATCAGGGCAAGATAAAAAGAGAAAATCTAGAACATGCTTTTTTAAACAAGAAAAAAAGGGAAGCAATAGAAAGAATAGAAGTAACACCAGTGTTAACAGCACACCCAACACAAATACAAAGAAAAAGTATACTAGATTTAATGGCAAATATATATGATTTAATTAAGGCATATGATGCTGTTAAGAGTAATTTGATTGATAGAAATGAATGGGAGACAGCATTAAAAAGAGATATCAATATTTTACTACAAACAGATACTTTAAGAAGTACAAAATTAAGAGTAGATAATGAAATTAGTAATATTATGAGTTACTATAACACAACATTCTTGTCTGCAATACCTGATTTAATTCTAAAGTATAATAAATTAGCTAGAGAATATGGAATTAAAAAGACTGTAATTCCTGTAAGAATAGGTACATGGGTAGGTGGAGATAGAGACGGTAACCCTTATGTATCAGCACATACATTGAATAAGACAATAAAGATGGCAAGTGGTGTAATATTTAATGAATATATTTCTAAGTTGTCTAAGTTGTACCGTGAATTTTCTATGAGTTATGAACTTGTAAATTATTCTAAAGAAGTACAAGAATTAGTAGATAAGTCACATGATTTATCTATACATAGACAAAAAGAACCATATAGAAGAGCCATTAGCTATATTAAAGACAGAATAATTGCAACAGCATATATGCTAGAACTAGATACAACTACTATGCCTGATAATACAGATTTAGAAGGGTATAAGGATAGTAATGAGTTCTTATGCGACTTACAAAAAATTGAAGATTCAATAAAGAAATACAGTGGTGAAATTTTAGTAAAAGGTACACTAGAAAGATTAATAACAGCAGTTAAAGTGTTTGGTTTCTACTTATCTACAGTGGACTTAAGACAAGATTCAAGTATACACGAAAAATGTGTGGATGAATTATTGAAATCTGCTAATATACATAAAGATTATCTAAATTTAAATGAAGATGAAAAGTGTAAACTACTACTAAATATATTAGAAAATGATCCAAGACCTTTATCAAGTGATAATATACCTAAAAGCGATTTATTAAAGCAAGAATTAGATATATATACAACAGCTAAAAAAATGCATGATATGTTTGGAAAAGATGTAATAAAGCATAATATAATATCACACACAACTAGTGTTTCAGATATGTTAGAAGCATTAATATTCTTAAAGGAAGCTAATTTGGATGTTAATATAGTTCCTTTATTTGAAACTATAGAAGACTTACAAAATTCTATTAAAGTAATGGAAAAATGGTTTAATATTCCTTTAGTTAAGGAACTATTAAAGAAAAACAACAATGAACAAGAAATAATGTTGGGATATTCAGATAGTAATAAGGATGGTGGATATCTAACATCTAGTTTTTCACTTTATCAAGCACAAAAGAATTTGATAGAATTAGGTGAAAAATATGGAGTAAGTATAAGTTACTTCCATGGTAGAGGAGGAACAGTAGGACGTGGTGGTGGACCTAGTTATGAAGCTATACTTGCTCAACCAAGTGGAAGTATAAAGGGTAAGATTAGATTAACTGAACAAGGTGAAATAATAGAAGCTAAATACGGAAACTATAACAACGGGATATATAACCTTGAAGCATTAGTAACTTCAAGTCTTGAAGTTAGCATGAGTAATACAAAAAAAGACTTTAAAGATTATGAAAATATCTTAAAAGACTTGTCAGATATTAGTTATAGAAAATATAGAAGTTTGGTATTTGAAACAAAAGGCTTTATAGACTTCTTCTACACAATAACACCTATTGTAGAAATATCTAAGTTGAACTTAGGTTCAAGACCTTCTTCTAGAAAACAAGGTAGAAGCATAGAAAATCTTCGTGCTATACCATGGGTATTTTCTTGGTCACAAGCAAGAATAATGCTACCAGGCTGGTATGGACTAGGTACAGCTCTAAAAAGTGCTGATATGAGTAAATTAAAGGAGATGTATAAGACATTCCCATTCTTTAGAACACAAATATCTAATGTAGATATGCTTTTAGCTAAGACAGATATGGATATAGCTAGAGAATATATAGAATTAGATGATGATAAGGAAAATGCAAGAAAGATCTTTGCTGATATATTAGAGGAATATAACCTAACTAAGAAGTTAATACTTGAAGTATCAGAAAAGAAAGAACTATTAGAAGATAATTTAGAATTAAAAAAGAGCCTAGAAAACAGAATGCCATACTTTAACGCTTTAAATAACTTACAAATTAAGCTATTGAAAAAAGGAAGAGAAGGAATGGATGACGAAGACCTAATAAAGGCAATACATACATGTATAAATGGAATTGCAACAGGTCTAAGAAATTCAGGGTGA